One Desulfonatronum thiodismutans DNA segment encodes these proteins:
- the qrcD gene encoding menaquinone reductase integral membrane subunit QrcD has protein sequence MSDKELWPEGVQRCSLKLFIAWLAVIFAVLAWGVYAAYVVWAGGLIVTGMDNYFAFGLYIIFDLAVIALGAGAFFSGLLYYLVRVEGLKNIINLAVIIGFICYSGALLILTLEVGQPLRAWFGFWHPNVHSMLTEVIFCITCYMLVLTIEFIPIILENRKLNKIKFLHHMAHNFHVIMPLFAGVGAFLSFFHQGSLGGMYGVLFSRPYAFREGFFIWPWTFFLFILSAVASGPGFTMLVATLMEKMTGRKLVDFSVKALMGKISGTMLAIYLVFKYLDTWAWATGILPRSGLTFSEVFYGVAYGKWLLFSELVVFGLFPAVLLLYSKTRNTPWILYSACTMVGIGVIINRYVQTAQTLAHPVMPFDRWYVYVPTWAEWAPSLAVIAYGALILSLAYRYLPVFPQERKLNQA, from the coding sequence ATGAGTGATAAAGAATTGTGGCCCGAAGGGGTCCAGCGTTGCTCCTTGAAGCTGTTCATTGCCTGGCTGGCGGTCATTTTCGCCGTACTGGCCTGGGGCGTTTACGCCGCCTACGTGGTCTGGGCCGGCGGATTGATCGTCACGGGCATGGACAACTACTTCGCCTTTGGCTTGTACATCATCTTCGACCTCGCCGTGATCGCCCTCGGAGCCGGAGCCTTTTTCAGCGGGCTCCTGTATTACTTGGTGCGGGTCGAAGGCCTGAAGAACATCATCAACCTGGCGGTGATCATCGGCTTCATTTGCTACTCCGGCGCGTTGCTGATCCTGACCCTGGAAGTCGGCCAGCCGCTCAGGGCCTGGTTCGGTTTCTGGCACCCCAACGTCCATTCCATGCTCACGGAAGTAATCTTTTGCATCACCTGCTACATGCTGGTGCTGACCATCGAGTTCATTCCGATCATTCTGGAGAACCGCAAGCTGAACAAGATCAAGTTCCTGCATCACATGGCCCACAATTTCCACGTGATCATGCCCTTGTTCGCCGGCGTCGGGGCCTTCCTGTCCTTCTTCCACCAGGGCTCCCTGGGCGGCATGTACGGCGTGCTGTTCTCCCGGCCCTACGCCTTTCGAGAAGGCTTCTTCATCTGGCCCTGGACCTTCTTCCTGTTCATCCTTTCCGCCGTGGCCTCAGGACCGGGCTTCACCATGCTGGTCGCCACGCTGATGGAAAAGATGACCGGCCGCAAGCTGGTGGACTTCAGCGTCAAGGCCCTCATGGGCAAGATTTCCGGTACCATGCTGGCCATCTATTTGGTCTTCAAGTATCTGGACACGTGGGCCTGGGCCACTGGCATCCTGCCCCGGTCCGGTTTAACCTTCAGTGAAGTGTTCTACGGCGTGGCCTACGGCAAATGGCTGCTGTTCTCTGAATTGGTCGTTTTCGGCCTGTTCCCCGCTGTCCTGCTGCTCTACTCCAAGACCCGCAATACGCCTTGGATACTCTACTCCGCGTGCACCATGGTTGGTATTGGGGTGATTATCAACCGTTACGTCCAAACTGCCCAAACTCTGGCCCACCCGGTCATGCCTTTCGACCGCTGGTACGTCTATGTGCCGACATGGGCGGAATGGGCTCCTTCGTTGGCGGTCATCGCCTACGGCGCACTAATCCTAAGCTTGGCTTACCGCTACCTTCCGGTCTTCCCGCAGGAGCGGAAGCTGAATCAGGCCTAA
- the qrcC gene encoding menaquinone reductase iron-sulfur cluster-binding subunit QrcC — MVLYLKEFKIKWGMVIDLDRCTGCGACMVACQAENNIAPPVDASDKRYSLTWMLVYQLSNKQPYPNHDVAYMPRPCLQCGKPNCVPVCPVIATDKNQEGGIVSQVNARCIGCRYCMAACPYHARYFNWQDPVWPEGMEKTLTPDVSTRPRGVVEKCLFCHHRYMYARDKARIEGRDPNALNEGDYIPACVEMCPTGAMVFGDLENPEHKVHKLSKSPYAFRLLERLNTKPQVYYYSKREWVRKQGDNYLEHETVGGV; from the coding sequence ATGGTTTTGTATCTCAAGGAATTCAAAATCAAGTGGGGAATGGTCATCGACCTGGACCGCTGCACCGGCTGTGGGGCCTGCATGGTCGCCTGCCAGGCGGAAAACAACATTGCCCCGCCGGTGGACGCCTCGGACAAGCGTTATAGTCTGACCTGGATGTTGGTCTACCAGCTCTCCAACAAGCAGCCCTATCCGAATCACGACGTGGCCTACATGCCCCGCCCGTGTTTGCAGTGCGGAAAACCGAACTGCGTGCCGGTCTGCCCGGTCATCGCCACGGACAAGAACCAGGAAGGCGGGATCGTCAGCCAGGTCAACGCCCGGTGCATCGGCTGCCGGTACTGCATGGCCGCCTGCCCCTACCATGCCCGGTACTTCAACTGGCAAGATCCGGTCTGGCCTGAAGGCATGGAAAAGACCCTCACTCCCGACGTCTCCACCCGGCCCCGGGGCGTGGTGGAAAAGTGTCTGTTCTGTCACCATCGCTATATGTACGCCAGGGACAAAGCTCGGATCGAGGGGCGCGACCCCAACGCCCTGAACGAAGGCGATTACATCCCGGCCTGCGTGGAGATGTGTCCCACCGGGGCCATGGTTTTCGGCGACCTGGAGAATCCGGAGCACAAGGTCCACAAGCTTTCCAAAAGTCCGTATGCGTTTCGGCTGTTGGAGCGCCTGAACACCAAGCCCCAGGTCTATTACTACAGCAAGCGGGAATGGGTTCGGAAGCAGGGCGACAACTACCTTGAACATGAAACGGTCGGAGGGGTCTAG
- a CDS encoding nucleotidyltransferase family protein — MNKIAGLILAAGAGRRMGGGLGGKLLLPYRGEPLVVHVLRKALAVCDPVVVVTGCNAAEVGHALKDVDSTLRIIQATDWNRGQARSLRAGLAGLDDVEKKEGGDMLGALVLLGDQPLVRLETLTALAEAFRGDPRSFVAPRYDGRRGNPVCIPRAWFPRVMTLDGDVGARALLDHSDACLHLVDVEDAGVLRDVDTVEDYQALLNSRDSTLVHGPQPPLVD; from the coding sequence ATGAACAAGATAGCCGGCTTGATCCTGGCGGCCGGGGCCGGTCGGCGGATGGGCGGCGGGCTTGGGGGCAAGCTGTTGCTGCCGTACCGCGGCGAGCCGCTGGTGGTCCATGTGCTCCGTAAAGCCTTGGCGGTCTGCGATCCGGTGGTGGTCGTGACCGGCTGTAACGCCGCCGAGGTGGGCCACGCCCTGAAGGACGTGGATAGCACCTTGCGGATCATCCAGGCAACTGACTGGAACCGCGGCCAAGCTCGGAGCCTGCGGGCGGGGCTGGCCGGACTAGACGACGTGGAAAAGAAAGAGGGGGGCGACATGCTCGGAGCGCTGGTCTTGCTGGGCGATCAACCTCTGGTGCGGTTGGAAACCTTAACGGCCTTGGCCGAGGCGTTTCGAGGCGATCCGCGATCCTTTGTCGCACCGCGGTATGATGGGCGACGGGGCAACCCGGTCTGCATCCCCAGGGCATGGTTCCCACGGGTCATGACTCTGGATGGAGACGTCGGAGCACGTGCGCTTCTGGATCATTCGGATGCGTGTCTGCATCTGGTGGACGTGGAGGATGCCGGGGTGTTGCGGGACGTGGACACGGTCGAAGACTACCAGGCGCTTTTGAACAGCCGGGATTCAACCCTAGTCCACGGGCCGCAGCCACCCCTCGTTGACTGA
- the xdhB gene encoding xanthine dehydrogenase subunit XdhB: MYAFESYHRAQSLTEAVELLAANPFARPMAGGTDILVRLREGHKDYAKIVDIHGLPELEGITEDRGELRIGSGTTFAVLMASPLAARLAPVLIEAAGWVAGPQIRNTATIGGNICNGSACADSAAPLLILNAHLDLIGPEGKRMIPLRGFHLGPGRVELRQGEILRSVRVKPEPGQGQGLGTAYVKYSMRQAMDIATIGCGAGVRLRDGRPDGIVDELRLAFTVAAPTPVRCPSAEAAAMGLPLNEAIQAAVAALEQDVSPRTSWRAAGDFRMHIIRTLAGRMIRTAAERFAMHVAKHVAK, translated from the coding sequence ATGTACGCCTTTGAATCCTATCATCGCGCCCAAAGCCTGACCGAGGCCGTGGAGCTGCTGGCCGCGAATCCGTTCGCCCGGCCCATGGCCGGAGGGACGGACATTCTGGTCCGGCTGCGGGAAGGGCACAAGGACTACGCCAAGATCGTGGACATCCACGGCCTGCCGGAGCTGGAGGGCATCACCGAGGACCGTGGCGAACTGCGCATCGGCTCGGGCACGACCTTTGCCGTGCTGATGGCCTCGCCCCTGGCGGCCCGCCTGGCCCCGGTGCTCATTGAGGCCGCGGGCTGGGTGGCCGGGCCGCAGATCCGCAACACGGCCACCATAGGCGGGAACATCTGCAACGGCTCAGCCTGCGCGGATTCCGCGGCCCCACTTTTGATCCTCAACGCCCACCTGGACCTGATCGGCCCGGAGGGCAAACGGATGATCCCCCTGCGCGGGTTTCACCTCGGCCCGGGCCGGGTGGAGCTGCGTCAAGGGGAAATCCTGCGCTCGGTCCGGGTCAAGCCCGAACCGGGTCAGGGCCAGGGCCTGGGCACGGCCTACGTCAAGTATTCCATGCGCCAGGCCATGGACATCGCCACCATTGGCTGCGGCGCGGGCGTCCGCCTGCGGGACGGACGGCCCGATGGAATCGTGGACGAGCTGCGTCTGGCCTTCACCGTGGCCGCGCCCACCCCGGTGCGCTGCCCTTCGGCCGAGGCCGCGGCCATGGGCCTGCCTCTGAATGAGGCCATTCAGGCCGCTGTCGCGGCCCTGGAACAGGATGTCTCCCCCCGCACTTCCTGGCGGGCGGCAGGAGATTTCCGGATGCATATCATCCGCACCCTGGCCGGAAGAATGATCCGCACCGCCGCGGAGCGCTTTGCCATGCACGTCGCCAAACACGTCGCCAAATAA
- the yqeC gene encoding selenium cofactor biosynthesis protein YqeC, giving the protein MIPTAPDELYLPDATVVALVGAGGKTSLMQSMAAHAVASGQTVIRTTTTKLAGDTDNPFFWDGRKTSLPLIQTRLSRNRSLTLVRDRDPTTGKLIGLAPEAVDLLAASSLADRIFVEADGARGKSIKAPAGHEPVIPRSTNKVIGVVGAEALGAPMDETHAFRPERLAAISDAHPAGSVDAHALARLVTHPQGLFKSTPPSPCRRILFVNKMDRVGEAAWNMLAQARRLVGAAHQDGSGFAMQWFAGSVNEGWLRPVD; this is encoded by the coding sequence TTGATCCCAACCGCACCGGACGAACTCTACCTGCCGGACGCAACGGTCGTTGCTCTGGTGGGCGCGGGCGGCAAGACCAGCCTGATGCAGTCCATGGCCGCCCATGCCGTGGCCTCGGGCCAAACCGTGATCCGGACCACAACCACCAAGCTGGCTGGCGATACGGATAACCCTTTTTTTTGGGATGGACGAAAGACGTCGCTTCCCTTGATCCAAACCCGACTCTCCCGCAACCGGTCCCTGACCCTGGTCCGGGACCGGGATCCCACCACAGGCAAACTCATCGGCCTTGCTCCCGAAGCCGTGGACCTCCTGGCCGCCTCCAGCCTGGCCGACCGCATCTTCGTGGAGGCCGACGGCGCACGCGGCAAATCGATCAAGGCCCCGGCGGGCCATGAGCCCGTTATTCCTCGCTCCACGAACAAGGTGATCGGCGTCGTGGGCGCTGAGGCGTTAGGCGCACCCATGGACGAGACGCATGCTTTTCGCCCCGAGCGACTGGCCGCGATCAGTGACGCGCATCCCGCCGGCTCCGTGGATGCCCACGCCCTGGCCCGCCTGGTAACGCATCCCCAAGGGTTGTTCAAAAGCACCCCGCCATCCCCGTGTCGGCGCATCCTCTTCGTCAACAAGATGGACAGGGTCGGTGAGGCTGCATGGAACATGCTGGCCCAGGCTCGACGACTCGTCGGAGCGGCGCATCAGGACGGATCGGGATTCGCGATGCAATGGTTCGCGGGGTCAGTCAACGAGGGGTGGCTGCGGCCCGTGGACTAG
- a CDS encoding mannose-1-phosphate guanylyltransferase/mannose-6-phosphate isomerase: MKKAEVDSKIWGNAWAIVLAGGSGTRLWPMSRSLLPKQLLALNGDKTLLQQTAERLLGRLPAERIVTVTNEEHFFEVCSQLAEVHPGLKDQVLKEPLARNTLPAILLGLDKIVAAQDPEHGQALVGVFPSDHMIGDQARFEADWGQALALADQDWFVTFGIPPTKPETGYGYIAKAEELAPGAYKVAGFVEKPPLEAAREFVSAGTHSWNSGMFIVPSAAFLSAVEEFQPRLWQWWQEREECGLVGGYGDIPDISVDYGIMEHARRLAMVEAGFTWDDLGSWEAMFRMGAHDAVDHCVVKGDVLALDCRDSLLFSSGGKLAAVGLEGVAVVQTRDATLVCPLDQVQRVKDVVNRLKAEKSTLVEAHVTVRRPWGSYTVLEEGQFYKIKRIMVHPGARLSLQMHHHRSEHWVVIKGTALVQVGDRETLVAENQSVDIPKTAMHRLSNPGRVPVEIIEIQSGPYLEEDDIVRFDDVYGRSRPQNPE; this comes from the coding sequence ATGAAAAAAGCGGAAGTGGATTCCAAGATTTGGGGGAATGCCTGGGCCATCGTGCTGGCCGGCGGGTCCGGCACCCGGCTGTGGCCCATGTCCCGATCCCTGCTGCCCAAACAACTGTTGGCCTTGAACGGGGATAAAACCTTGCTGCAACAGACCGCCGAGCGCTTGTTGGGGCGACTGCCCGCTGAGCGGATCGTCACCGTGACCAACGAGGAACATTTTTTCGAGGTTTGCTCGCAGTTGGCTGAAGTGCACCCGGGTCTGAAGGATCAGGTGCTCAAGGAGCCCCTGGCCCGAAACACGCTTCCGGCGATCCTGCTCGGTCTGGACAAGATCGTCGCGGCTCAGGATCCGGAGCACGGGCAGGCTCTGGTGGGCGTTTTCCCTTCGGATCACATGATCGGCGATCAGGCCAGGTTCGAGGCCGATTGGGGACAGGCCCTGGCCCTGGCGGATCAGGACTGGTTCGTGACCTTCGGCATTCCGCCCACCAAGCCGGAGACCGGCTACGGGTACATCGCCAAGGCCGAGGAACTGGCGCCGGGCGCGTACAAGGTGGCGGGCTTCGTGGAGAAGCCGCCGCTGGAAGCGGCACGAGAGTTCGTCAGCGCCGGCACCCACTCCTGGAACAGCGGGATGTTCATTGTTCCTTCCGCGGCGTTCCTGAGTGCCGTGGAGGAGTTTCAGCCTCGGCTTTGGCAGTGGTGGCAGGAGCGGGAAGAATGTGGATTGGTTGGCGGATACGGTGACATTCCCGACATTTCCGTGGACTATGGGATCATGGAGCATGCCCGGCGGTTGGCGATGGTGGAAGCGGGATTTACCTGGGACGATCTTGGAAGCTGGGAAGCCATGTTCCGGATGGGCGCACACGACGCCGTGGACCATTGCGTGGTCAAGGGCGATGTGCTGGCCCTGGATTGTCGGGACAGCCTCTTGTTCTCCTCGGGCGGCAAACTGGCCGCCGTGGGTTTGGAAGGGGTGGCCGTTGTTCAGACCAGGGATGCCACCCTGGTTTGCCCCCTGGATCAGGTCCAGCGGGTCAAGGACGTGGTCAACCGGCTGAAGGCCGAGAAGTCCACCCTGGTCGAGGCTCATGTCACCGTGCGTCGGCCCTGGGGCAGTTACACGGTTCTGGAAGAGGGCCAATTCTACAAGATCAAGCGGATCATGGTCCATCCAGGGGCGCGATTGAGCTTGCAGATGCACCACCACCGCAGCGAACACTGGGTGGTGATCAAGGGCACGGCACTGGTCCAGGTGGGGGACAGGGAAACGCTGGTCGCGGAGAATCAGTCCGTGGACATTCCCAAGACCGCCATGCACCGACTCTCCAATCCGGGCCGGGTTCCGGTGGAGATCATCGAGATTCAGAGCGGTCCCTATCTGGAGGAGGACGACATCGTCCGGTTCGACGATGTTTACGGTCGGAGTCGGCCTCAAAATCCCGAGTGA
- the xdhC gene encoding xanthine dehydrogenase iron sulfur-binding subunit XdhC → MLTISCSINDRPYELTIDPRASLLDMLRDQGLTSVKQGCGMGECGACTVLVDDVAVNACLYLATWVHGKRIRTVEGEVKNGQLSPVQQAYVDAGAVQCGFCTPGLIMTTTAFVEACRDKFRNPEDITPEDIRRAHAGNLCRCTGYDTIVQAVRQSLGQPASAQDLTKSSPP, encoded by the coding sequence ATGCTGACCATCTCCTGCTCCATTAATGATCGCCCCTACGAACTGACCATCGATCCCCGGGCCTCACTCCTGGATATGCTCCGGGACCAGGGCCTGACCAGCGTCAAACAAGGCTGTGGCATGGGCGAGTGCGGGGCCTGCACCGTGCTGGTGGACGACGTGGCCGTGAACGCCTGCCTGTATCTGGCGACCTGGGTTCACGGCAAACGCATCCGCACAGTGGAGGGGGAGGTGAAAAACGGCCAACTTTCCCCGGTCCAGCAAGCCTACGTGGATGCCGGGGCCGTGCAGTGCGGGTTCTGCACCCCGGGGCTGATCATGACCACCACCGCCTTTGTGGAGGCCTGCCGCGACAAGTTCCGCAATCCGGAGGACATCACTCCGGAAGACATCCGGCGGGCCCATGCCGGAAACCTCTGCCGCTGCACGGGCTACGACACCATTGTTCAGGCCGTGCGCCAATCCCTCGGCCAGCCCGCCTCAGCACAAGATCTCACCAAGTCATCGCCACCTTGA
- the qrcA gene encoding menaquinone reductase multiheme cytochrome c subunit QrcA encodes MEEKKGGTSAGGVVLPFLLGFVAALAFGWWGVPQLLYSKKTQPLVFTHQNHIELYGMSCDDCHSFRRDGSFSGLPGNAKCGECHSFPLGDHPDEIKFVEEYYEKGIEVPWLVYQYQPDNVFFSHAAHREYDCATAGCHPDVGSSNELPVYYENRLTKYSRDTMKMKDCERCHATVAAQEPERFAGAPNACQICHK; translated from the coding sequence ATGGAAGAAAAGAAAGGGGGAACGAGTGCGGGCGGAGTAGTTCTGCCGTTCCTGTTGGGGTTTGTGGCCGCGTTGGCCTTCGGGTGGTGGGGAGTTCCGCAGCTGTTATACAGTAAGAAGACTCAGCCACTTGTTTTTACACACCAAAACCACATTGAACTGTATGGAATGAGCTGTGACGACTGTCACTCATTTCGGCGTGACGGTTCCTTTTCGGGCTTGCCCGGCAACGCCAAATGCGGTGAATGTCACTCTTTCCCCTTGGGAGATCACCCGGATGAAATCAAATTCGTGGAAGAGTACTACGAAAAGGGGATTGAGGTTCCGTGGCTGGTTTATCAGTACCAACCGGACAATGTCTTTTTCTCCCACGCCGCGCACAGAGAGTATGACTGCGCCACCGCCGGTTGCCATCCGGACGTGGGCAGTTCCAACGAGTTGCCGGTCTACTATGAAAACCGCTTGACCAAGTACAGTCGGGATACGATGAAGATGAAGGACTGTGAACGGTGTCACGCCACGGTAGCCGCCCAGGAGCCCGAGCGGTTCGCTGGTGCTCCCAATGCCTGCCAGATCTGTCATAAATAG
- the hydA gene encoding dihydropyrimidinase, with translation MQLMIRGATVVNADHSARAEILVSHGKILDVGRDLDIPSGTRIVDADGLLALPGGIDPHTHLDMPIAGTRTADDFEQGGRAALAGGTTTVIDFVIPRQGQSLLNAFDQWMDLARTATCDYSFHVAVTWFDASVAQEMGVLARESGVNSFKHYMAYKGTVMLDPEQMPDSFARAGELGCLCTVHAENAEIIPFLQRKLLAQGVTHPRGHHLSHPQSGEADATWRAIAVAEAADVPLYVVHLSCAQALDAVVAARARGLPVFAECLGGHLAVDASVYEQDDAQAAARFVMSPPFRPKQDREALWNGLATGVIQVTASDNCAFTDAQRSGGLGDFSKLPSGTPGLEDRMRVVWDGGVAQGRLTPEQFVAVTSTNAARLFNIYPRKGCILPDADADIVLWDPKVEHTVSAKTHHHAVDYSVFEGMTFRGGPVATYLAGREVFREGLVSAEPGIGRHIPRPTFLPGFNSLRDLLEK, from the coding sequence ATGCAGCTCATGATCCGAGGAGCAACCGTGGTCAACGCCGACCACTCCGCCAGGGCTGAGATCCTCGTTTCCCACGGAAAGATTCTCGACGTGGGGCGTGACCTGGACATCCCTTCCGGCACCCGCATCGTGGACGCCGACGGTCTGCTGGCCCTGCCCGGCGGCATCGACCCGCACACCCACCTGGACATGCCCATTGCCGGAACCCGCACTGCTGACGATTTTGAACAGGGCGGACGGGCCGCCCTGGCCGGGGGGACTACGACGGTCATCGACTTTGTCATCCCTCGTCAGGGGCAATCCCTGCTCAATGCCTTCGACCAATGGATGGACCTGGCCCGCACCGCCACCTGCGACTACTCCTTCCACGTGGCCGTGACCTGGTTCGACGCGAGTGTTGCCCAGGAAATGGGCGTACTGGCCAGGGAGAGTGGGGTCAATTCCTTCAAGCACTACATGGCTTACAAAGGCACGGTGATGCTCGACCCGGAGCAGATGCCGGACAGCTTTGCCCGCGCCGGGGAACTGGGCTGCCTGTGCACCGTGCATGCCGAAAATGCCGAGATCATCCCCTTTCTGCAACGCAAGCTCCTGGCCCAGGGCGTGACCCACCCACGGGGGCACCATCTTTCCCACCCCCAGTCCGGCGAAGCCGACGCCACCTGGCGGGCCATCGCCGTGGCTGAGGCCGCGGACGTGCCATTGTATGTGGTCCATCTTTCCTGCGCCCAGGCCCTGGACGCGGTGGTCGCGGCCCGGGCCCGCGGCCTGCCCGTGTTCGCGGAATGCCTGGGCGGCCATCTTGCCGTGGACGCGTCAGTTTACGAGCAGGATGACGCCCAAGCCGCGGCCCGCTTCGTGATGAGCCCGCCGTTCCGGCCAAAACAGGATCGAGAAGCCCTGTGGAACGGGCTGGCAACCGGGGTCATCCAGGTGACGGCCAGCGACAACTGCGCCTTTACGGACGCCCAGCGCTCCGGGGGACTCGGCGATTTCTCCAAACTGCCCAGCGGCACGCCGGGACTGGAGGATCGGATGCGGGTGGTCTGGGACGGCGGCGTGGCTCAGGGTCGCCTGACACCGGAGCAATTCGTGGCCGTGACCTCCACCAACGCGGCCCGGCTGTTCAACATTTACCCGCGCAAAGGCTGCATCCTCCCCGACGCGGACGCGGACATCGTGCTCTGGGATCCGAAGGTCGAACATACGGTCAGCGCCAAGACCCATCACCATGCCGTGGACTATAGCGTGTTCGAGGGCATGACCTTTCGCGGTGGGCCGGTGGCCACTTACCTGGCGGGACGCGAGGTGTTTCGCGAAGGCCTCGTCAGCGCCGAACCGGGCATCGGCCGGCACATTCCCCGACCGACTTTTTTACCTGGATTCAACTCCCTTCGAGACTTGCTGGAGAAGTAA
- the qrcB gene encoding menaquinone reductase molybdopterin-binding-like subunit QrcB — protein MALNRRSFLTFAAGGVAGTLFTPVIWKSIDDTAIWTQNWPWIPRLEYGPRAYAATTCKLCPAGCGLNIRTAGGRPVAAEGRTDHPLSQGGICPLGAAAVQLLYAPARIKGPMQKQADGTHQPISWDQAEALLKEKLAEQKGKKDAVVCVSGDENGTINELFSALLGGLGSDGCFLMPGEQLVASKVLREGNIGYDFENADFILAFGADLLDSWGTAVRNKKAYGAAHPVGEDASAEYVYVGPTQNVTGGAADQWISVAPGMEGVLALGIAYHLLQGGMTAPQAHDFFAYRNFVINRYTPEYVERLTGVAPEQVAELARKLRAADKPLVIPGSSIAQGGGVFNFAAALSLNMLFDNVNSVGGIQVLPDLPKVVEGAKAPALVRAKDLVAYVQGVAEGKVSKPGVYLVYEANPLFALPQPDVAAKAFDGAYLVSFSTFYDETAAQADLLLPTPTFIERLDDVQTPYGSGFASYSLTRPVIRQPIFDTKPTGDVLLSVAKALDIDLGYDSFDKVLEAKVAALSELEGFFTDKVQPWEARAGKAPAAASGNLWRNISRGSFWASIQEPFPTAMQLGSTIISQTAPPDAEDWTFPVSLAAMDSRTYGSRHIAIPPFCLPLLGEQEIQGDVFYVWMNSATARAYGLQAEDKVKLTGPNGSCLAKVRIFEGVGRNMVAAPLGFGHTAWDKFSRNKGDNIYKVLTVRTEPGSNLAVWADSRVRIAKA, from the coding sequence ATGGCACTTAATCGGAGAAGTTTTCTCACGTTTGCTGCCGGGGGTGTCGCGGGAACCCTGTTCACCCCGGTGATTTGGAAATCCATCGACGACACGGCCATCTGGACCCAGAACTGGCCGTGGATTCCCCGGCTGGAGTATGGACCGCGGGCCTATGCCGCGACCACCTGCAAGCTCTGCCCCGCCGGTTGCGGCCTGAACATTCGCACCGCTGGCGGCCGTCCGGTGGCCGCTGAAGGGCGGACCGACCATCCGCTGAGCCAGGGCGGAATCTGTCCCTTGGGCGCGGCTGCCGTACAGCTGCTGTACGCTCCGGCCCGGATCAAAGGGCCGATGCAGAAGCAGGCCGACGGAACGCATCAGCCCATTTCCTGGGACCAGGCCGAGGCCTTGCTCAAGGAAAAGCTGGCCGAGCAGAAAGGCAAGAAGGACGCCGTGGTCTGCGTCAGCGGGGATGAGAACGGGACCATCAACGAACTCTTCTCCGCCTTGCTGGGTGGTCTGGGTTCTGACGGATGCTTCCTGATGCCCGGCGAACAGCTCGTGGCCTCCAAGGTCCTTAGGGAAGGAAATATCGGCTACGATTTCGAAAACGCGGATTTCATTCTGGCCTTCGGCGCGGACCTGCTGGACAGCTGGGGCACCGCCGTGCGGAACAAGAAGGCTTACGGCGCGGCGCATCCCGTAGGCGAGGACGCCTCCGCGGAATACGTCTACGTCGGGCCAACGCAGAACGTCACGGGCGGCGCGGCCGACCAGTGGATCTCCGTTGCTCCGGGCATGGAGGGCGTTCTGGCTCTGGGCATCGCCTACCATCTCCTGCAGGGCGGGATGACAGCTCCCCAGGCCCATGACTTTTTTGCCTATCGCAATTTCGTCATCAATCGCTACACCCCGGAATACGTCGAACGCCTGACCGGCGTGGCACCGGAGCAGGTTGCCGAATTGGCCCGGAAACTGCGCGCCGCGGACAAGCCGCTGGTTATCCCAGGGTCCTCCATCGCCCAGGGCGGCGGCGTGTTCAACTTCGCCGCGGCCTTAAGCCTGAACATGCTGTTCGACAACGTCAACTCCGTCGGTGGGATTCAAGTCCTGCCGGATCTGCCCAAGGTGGTTGAAGGAGCCAAGGCCCCGGCCCTGGTTCGCGCCAAGGATCTGGTCGCTTATGTTCAGGGCGTGGCCGAGGGCAAAGTGAGCAAGCCGGGCGTCTATCTGGTCTACGAAGCCAATCCGCTCTTTGCCCTGCCGCAGCCCGACGTGGCGGCCAAGGCCTTCGACGGCGCCTATCTGGTCAGCTTCAGCACGTTCTATGATGAAACTGCCGCTCAGGCGGATCTGCTGCTGCCCACGCCGACCTTCATCGAGCGGTTGGACGACGTCCAGACGCCTTACGGCTCCGGTTTCGCCAGCTACAGCCTGACGCGTCCCGTAATCCGCCAGCCCATTTTCGACACCAAGCCCACGGGTGATGTCTTATTGAGCGTGGCCAAGGCTCTGGACATCGATCTTGGATACGATTCCTTCGACAAGGTCCTGGAGGCCAAGGTCGCCGCTCTGAGCGAGCTGGAAGGCTTCTTCACGGACAAGGTTCAGCCTTGGGAGGCCAGAGCCGGCAAGGCTCCCGCCGCGGCTTCGGGCAATTTGTGGCGGAATATTTCCCGGGGCTCGTTTTGGGCTTCCATCCAGGAACCCTTCCCCACCGCCATGCAGCTCGGCTCTACGATCATTTCCCAGACCGCTCCCCCGGACGCCGAGGACTGGACCTTCCCGGTCAGCCTGGCGGCAATGGACAGCCGGACCTACGGTTCCAGGCACATTGCCATCCCGCCCTTTTGCCTGCCGCTTTTGGGCGAACAGGAAATCCAGGGCGATGTGTTCTACGTCTGGATGAACTCCGCCACGGCCCGCGCCTACGGTTTGCAAGCCGAGGACAAGGTCAAGCTGACCGGCCCCAACGGCTCCTGTTTGGCCAAAGTGCGCATCTTCGAGGGCGTGGGCCGGAACATGGTCGCCGCTCCGCTGGGATTCGGCCACACGGCTTGGGACAAGTTCAGCCGGAACAAGGGAGACAACATCTACAAAGTGTTGACGGTACGTACCGAACCGGGGAGCAATCTGGCCGTCTGGGCCGATTCCCGTGTGCGCATCGCCAAAGCCTAA